One genomic window of Gemmatimonadales bacterium includes the following:
- a CDS encoding heparinase II/III family protein: MLTADALAARQAEIAGSPDLAALYARLAERARPVLDRMPTIPEHKALLSMDGGVCPRDGSTLTFDPWAAGRHRCPRCGEYYAGERHERWWARFQHLWLAERMAHLAAVAAFAPDESADASSSATAEAAAARARELLAAYGERYLIYPNRDNVLGPARLFFSTYLESIWLTNYLAAAVLLRESALLDETTEQLVSQLADEAANLIGDFDEGASNRQTWHNAALAAIAVWFEDEELLARAVEGPTGLLAHLLSGFGADGMWFEGENYHLFALRGLLTGFSWARAAGVDPFAEPELAARLTAALRAPALTALPDLTFPARKDSRFGVSLAQPMYLELWEAGLAGLIGAERDTAGLADWLAALYAAPAPAAELFDSYLHEAGQPAPESRSRADLSWWMLLAAAPALDGAAERWQAGSALLEPQGLAVLRAPARYASLECGAYGGGHGHPDRLNISLHADGVYWLPDFGTGSYVSPDLAWYRSTLAHNAPLLDGRSQAPGDAVCEFFDADGEWTWVRGRFGDVSRSIIGGPDYLLDVVELASEGEHTLQLPWHPTGEAEVRSPGVWEPAELEGAERAGGHASRVERFRPAGPAPIVLHAVVPVGASLTLTLAHDGELFRGVAPGAPGTGEAPFYVARARGKSARIVSVLTPAAAGAGGSPPAVRVAGEAIEIETSAGVDRHHLVLEGWNIDGPGASVRLRGRRPTERSLPSLLPREEPFRQRGVATRIAEPPPLDGTTDGFEADEPLLLDHEDQYRRSEEPFAGADELSAIAEACWDDEALYLAVAVTKPDLCLRPADAPALRFDNEADDIHSDGLQVYLRLEPDGPVFGWLVVPETSGELRVRAVPGTGAAGEMLSGAWAEGEGGYTVTLALRPPGWDTRVAGDAIDFDLLVNEMLPDRERRAGQLVWSGGGGWVYLRGDRQDPARFGRLELA, translated from the coding sequence GTGCTGACTGCCGACGCGCTGGCGGCGCGCCAAGCCGAGATCGCCGGGTCCCCCGACCTCGCCGCGCTGTACGCGCGACTCGCCGAGCGTGCCCGGCCGGTGCTCGACCGCATGCCCACCATTCCCGAGCACAAGGCGCTGCTCTCGATGGACGGCGGCGTCTGCCCGCGCGACGGGTCCACCCTCACGTTCGATCCGTGGGCCGCGGGGCGGCACCGCTGCCCTCGCTGCGGCGAGTATTACGCCGGCGAGCGCCACGAGCGCTGGTGGGCGCGGTTCCAGCATCTCTGGCTCGCCGAGCGGATGGCGCACCTCGCCGCGGTCGCCGCCTTCGCTCCCGATGAATCGGCCGATGCCTCGAGCTCGGCCACGGCGGAGGCCGCCGCTGCACGCGCCCGCGAGCTGCTTGCCGCGTACGGCGAGCGCTACCTCATCTATCCCAATCGCGACAACGTCCTCGGCCCGGCTCGGCTCTTCTTCTCCACCTATCTCGAGTCGATCTGGCTCACGAACTATCTCGCCGCCGCCGTGCTCCTGCGCGAGTCGGCATTGCTCGACGAGACCACCGAGCAGCTCGTCTCGCAATTGGCCGATGAGGCCGCCAATCTGATCGGCGATTTTGACGAGGGCGCCTCCAATCGCCAGACCTGGCACAACGCGGCGCTCGCCGCCATCGCCGTCTGGTTCGAGGACGAAGAGCTGCTCGCTCGCGCGGTCGAGGGCCCGACCGGCCTGCTCGCGCACCTGCTGAGCGGATTCGGCGCCGACGGGATGTGGTTCGAGGGCGAGAATTACCATCTCTTCGCCCTGCGCGGACTCCTCACGGGATTTTCTTGGGCGCGCGCGGCCGGCGTGGATCCGTTTGCCGAGCCCGAGCTGGCCGCGCGGCTCACCGCCGCACTCCGCGCACCTGCGCTCACGGCACTCCCCGACCTGACGTTTCCCGCGCGCAAGGACTCGCGCTTCGGCGTTTCGCTCGCGCAGCCGATGTACCTGGAGTTGTGGGAGGCGGGTCTCGCGGGTCTCATCGGGGCCGAACGCGACACCGCGGGCCTTGCGGACTGGCTCGCCGCGCTCTACGCAGCGCCCGCGCCCGCGGCGGAGCTGTTCGACTCCTACCTGCACGAGGCCGGCCAGCCCGCGCCCGAGTCGCGGAGTCGCGCCGATCTCTCCTGGTGGATGCTCCTCGCCGCGGCGCCGGCGCTCGACGGCGCGGCCGAGCGCTGGCAGGCCGGTAGCGCGCTGCTCGAGCCCCAGGGCCTCGCCGTGCTGCGCGCGCCCGCCCGCTACGCGAGCCTCGAGTGCGGCGCGTACGGCGGCGGCCACGGCCACCCTGACCGGCTGAACATCTCGCTCCATGCCGACGGTGTTTATTGGTTGCCGGACTTCGGCACGGGCTCGTATGTATCGCCCGACCTGGCGTGGTATCGCTCGACGCTCGCGCACAATGCCCCGCTGCTCGACGGCCGCTCGCAAGCGCCGGGCGACGCCGTGTGCGAGTTCTTTGACGCCGACGGCGAGTGGACCTGGGTGCGTGGCCGTTTTGGCGACGTGAGCCGATCCATCATCGGAGGCCCCGATTACCTGCTCGACGTCGTGGAGCTCGCGTCGGAGGGCGAGCATACGCTCCAGTTGCCGTGGCATCCGACCGGTGAGGCCGAGGTCCGGAGCCCGGGCGTGTGGGAGCCGGCCGAGCTCGAGGGCGCCGAGCGCGCGGGCGGTCATGCGTCGCGAGTCGAGCGGTTTCGTCCGGCCGGGCCGGCCCCGATCGTGCTGCACGCTGTCGTACCGGTCGGCGCGTCGCTCACGCTGACGCTGGCGCACGACGGTGAGTTGTTCCGTGGAGTCGCCCCCGGCGCGCCGGGCACCGGCGAGGCGCCGTTTTACGTCGCGCGCGCGCGCGGGAAGAGCGCGCGCATCGTGTCGGTGCTCACGCCGGCTGCCGCCGGAGCCGGCGGCAGCCCGCCGGCCGTCCGTGTCGCCGGCGAAGCGATCGAAATCGAGACCTCCGCGGGAGTCGATCGCCACCACCTCGTGCTCGAGGGATGGAACATCGACGGCCCCGGCGCTTCGGTGCGCCTGCGCGGCCGCCGCCCGACGGAGCGCTCGCTCCCGTCGCTGCTCCCGCGCGAGGAGCCGTTCCGCCAGCGCGGGGTCGCGACTCGCATCGCCGAGCCGCCTCCGCTCGACGGCACGACGGACGGCTTCGAGGCCGACGAGCCGCTGCTGCTCGATCACGAGGACCAGTACCGCCGGAGCGAGGAGCCATTCGCCGGCGCCGACGAGCTGAGCGCCATCGCTGAAGCATGCTGGGATGACGAGGCGCTCTACCTCGCGGTCGCGGTGACGAAGCCCGATCTCTGTCTCCGCCCCGCGGATGCGCCGGCGCTTCGATTCGACAATGAGGCCGATGACATCCACTCCGACGGCCTGCAAGTGTATCTCCGGCTCGAGCCGGATGGCCCGGTGTTCGGCTGGCTCGTCGTGCCCGAAACGTCGGGGGAGCTTCGCGTGCGCGCGGTGCCCGGCACGGGCGCCGCCGGCGAGATGCTCTCCGGCGCCTGGGCGGAGGGTGAGGGCGGCTACACGGTGACGCTCGCCCTCCGCCCGCCGGGCTGGGATACCCGCGTGGCCGGCGACGCCATCGACTTCGATCTGCTGGTGAACGAGATGCTGCCCGACCGCGAGCGGCGCGCGGGTCAGCTCGTCTGGAGCGGCGGCGGCGGCTGGGTCTACCTCCGCGGCGATCGGCAGGACCCGGCGCGCTTCGGCCGGCTCGAGCTCGCCTGA
- a CDS encoding aminotransferase class III-fold pyridoxal phosphate-dependent enzyme: MAEWPVAGFTSTGSKRPEALFGADVAPATGDVPIRMRRASGCRVWSIDDREYIDWIMALGAVALGYAHPEVNRAACEAVGAGVVGPLAPALEVEVADTLRRLMPWMEQTRFLKSGAEACAAAVRLARVATGRELVLGCGYHGWLDWCQSGPGVPAATSALYGELVFNDADAARGAIRAAGDRLACVITEPIVLVEPSREWLDALREETERVGALLVIDEIKTAGRIAVGGGTERYRILPDLVVLGKAIANGFPLAAVGGRREVMAGVSRTWISSTLATEYVSLAAARATLGVIEREQVPARLRAAGRRLLNGLAGLAAGHPELVAGVAGIPEMCFLQFTDERIGAALVRDVAPRGVLFKRSAYNFASVAHDEAAVDRTLAALDEALAAALTR, encoded by the coding sequence ATGGCGGAGTGGCCCGTCGCCGGCTTCACGTCGACCGGCAGCAAGCGGCCGGAGGCGCTCTTCGGTGCGGACGTGGCGCCCGCCACCGGCGACGTTCCCATCCGCATGCGCCGCGCGAGCGGATGCCGAGTGTGGAGCATCGACGACCGCGAGTACATCGATTGGATCATGGCCCTGGGCGCCGTCGCCCTTGGCTATGCCCATCCCGAGGTGAACCGCGCGGCGTGCGAGGCGGTCGGAGCGGGCGTCGTCGGCCCGCTCGCGCCCGCGCTCGAGGTCGAGGTGGCCGACACGCTCCGGCGGCTCATGCCGTGGATGGAGCAGACCCGCTTCTTGAAGAGCGGCGCCGAGGCGTGCGCCGCCGCCGTACGCCTCGCGCGTGTCGCCACCGGCCGCGAGCTCGTGCTCGGCTGCGGCTATCACGGCTGGCTCGACTGGTGTCAGAGCGGACCGGGCGTGCCCGCGGCCACCAGCGCGCTCTACGGCGAGCTGGTGTTCAACGACGCCGACGCCGCGCGCGGGGCCATCCGTGCCGCCGGCGACCGGCTCGCGTGCGTGATTACCGAGCCGATCGTCCTGGTTGAGCCCTCGCGCGAATGGCTGGACGCGCTGCGGGAGGAGACCGAGCGCGTCGGTGCGTTGCTCGTGATCGACGAGATCAAGACCGCGGGGCGGATCGCGGTGGGCGGGGGCACCGAGCGCTATCGCATCCTCCCCGACCTCGTCGTCCTCGGCAAGGCGATTGCGAACGGCTTTCCGCTCGCTGCGGTCGGCGGCCGGCGCGAGGTGATGGCAGGCGTGTCGCGCACCTGGATCTCGTCCACCCTGGCCACCGAGTACGTGTCGCTGGCCGCCGCCCGCGCCACGCTCGGCGTGATCGAGCGGGAGCAGGTGCCGGCGCGGCTCCGCGCCGCGGGCCGGCGCCTGCTCAACGGCCTTGCCGGCCTTGCTGCGGGCCATCCGGAGCTCGTGGCCGGTGTCGCGGGCATCCCGGAAATGTGTTTTCTCCAGTTCACCGACGAGCGGATCGGCGCGGCGCTGGTCCGCGACGTGGCCCCCCGGGGCGTCCTCTTCAAGCGCTCGGCCTACAACTTCGCGTCGGTGGCGCACGACGAGGCGGCGGTCGATCGTACGCTCGCCGCCCTCGACGAGGCCCTGGCCGCGGCCCTCACCCGCTGA
- a CDS encoding amidohydrolase family protein has translation MLVDVHAHFYTDRSPRDDWRARNASRLGAGERVGITIHVASILGSWGLTSPTYFPSPDDLEYANDGLVALQHAHPARIRGYVAVNPNYTAHALREIRRGVAAGMIGVKLAASRRADDPLLDPVADAAREHGLPVLHHIWQHRRGDVPGQEASDAVELCALAARHAAVSFILAHIGGGGDWLHSLRALRDVPNVFVDLSGSGVDGGMLEACLDAVGIERILWGCDLTICTGWAKLRYLAHLLSPGELELVRWRNAARIFPPGAFPTGD, from the coding sequence ATGCTGGTCGACGTCCACGCCCATTTCTACACCGACCGTTCCCCCCGCGATGACTGGCGCGCGCGCAACGCGAGCCGGCTCGGCGCGGGGGAGCGCGTCGGCATCACCATTCACGTCGCCTCCATCCTCGGCAGTTGGGGGCTGACGTCGCCCACGTACTTTCCCTCGCCCGACGATCTCGAGTACGCCAACGATGGACTCGTCGCACTCCAGCACGCGCATCCCGCGCGGATCCGGGGTTACGTCGCGGTCAATCCGAACTACACCGCGCACGCGCTGCGTGAAATCCGCCGGGGTGTCGCGGCCGGCATGATCGGCGTGAAGCTCGCCGCGAGCCGCCGCGCCGATGACCCGCTGCTCGATCCCGTAGCAGATGCGGCGCGCGAGCATGGCCTGCCGGTGCTGCACCACATCTGGCAGCACCGCCGCGGCGACGTGCCGGGGCAGGAGGCGTCGGACGCGGTGGAGCTCTGCGCGCTCGCGGCGCGCCACGCGGCGGTGTCGTTCATCCTCGCGCACATCGGCGGCGGCGGCGACTGGCTGCATTCGCTGCGTGCGCTCCGCGACGTGCCTAACGTATTTGTGGATCTCTCGGGGAGCGGCGTCGACGGCGGCATGCTCGAGGCCTGCCTCGACGCGGTGGGCATCGAGCGCATCCTTTGGGGCTGCGATCTCACGATTTGCACCGGCTGGGCAAAGCTCCGCTACCTCGCGCACCTACTCTCGCCGGGCGAGCTGGAGCTGGTCCGCTGGCGGAACGCCGCGCGCATCTTCCCGCCCGGCGCGTTCCCAACCGGCGATTGA
- a CDS encoding amidohydrolase family protein: MLLDANVFLGGYPYRRVPGTSPAAVLGDMDRIGADSAWVTHLPGIFWRDPTEGNPWLLDVCREMPRLRPALAVHPGLPRWEAVLAEAAATRAPAVRADPTYYGIDPAGAAMRRLVAACAEAGIPLVLAVRLEDPRQRHPLDRAPELPAAAVRALLRSHARARLLVTHAGRGFIEEVHFGSTPEEAARIWWDICWIWGPPEDHLELLLSTMGAERFVFGTGMPLRIPETSVAKLDLLDLAPERRALIEHANLERLAAG, encoded by the coding sequence ATGCTCCTCGACGCGAACGTCTTTCTCGGCGGGTATCCCTATCGGCGCGTGCCCGGAACCTCTCCCGCTGCGGTACTCGGCGATATGGACCGCATTGGCGCAGACAGCGCGTGGGTGACGCACCTCCCCGGCATTTTCTGGCGGGACCCGACCGAAGGCAATCCGTGGCTCCTCGATGTCTGCCGCGAGATGCCGCGGCTCCGCCCGGCCCTCGCCGTGCACCCGGGACTCCCGCGCTGGGAAGCGGTGCTCGCCGAGGCCGCGGCGACACGCGCACCGGCCGTGCGCGCCGATCCGACCTACTACGGGATCGATCCCGCCGGCGCGGCGATGCGGCGGCTCGTTGCGGCGTGCGCCGAGGCCGGCATCCCGCTGGTGCTTGCGGTGCGGCTCGAAGACCCGCGCCAGCGGCATCCGCTCGACCGCGCGCCCGAGCTGCCGGCCGCCGCCGTGCGCGCGCTGCTCCGATCCCATGCACGCGCGCGTCTCCTCGTCACCCACGCGGGCCGCGGGTTCATCGAGGAGGTGCACTTCGGCTCGACACCCGAAGAGGCGGCGCGCATCTGGTGGGACATCTGCTGGATCTGGGGACCGCCCGAGGACCATCTCGAGCTGCTGCTCTCGACCATGGGCGCCGAGCGTTTCGTCTTCGGCACCGGCATGCCGCTCAGGATTCCGGAGACGAGTGTCGCCAAGCTCGATCTGCTCGATTTGGCGCCCGAGCGGCGCGCGCTGATCGAGCACGCGAACCTGGAGCGGCTGGCGGCCGGATGA
- a CDS encoding ribbon-helix-helix protein, CopG family, translating into MMPRKPPRRTVREPVQVYLAPDDRALLESLVRSSGLSRAEILRRGIRSFAAAASGTDSPMLAFLNEAEAGDWPTGIAKGHDDVLAEAHRAP; encoded by the coding sequence ATGATGCCACGCAAACCGCCCCGCCGCACTGTTCGGGAACCGGTCCAGGTCTACCTGGCTCCCGATGACCGAGCGCTGCTCGAGTCGCTGGTGCGCTCCAGCGGACTTTCCCGCGCCGAGATCCTGCGCCGCGGCATCCGGAGCTTTGCCGCGGCAGCCAGTGGCACCGACAGCCCCATGCTGGCGTTCCTGAACGAGGCGGAAGCCGGGGATTGGCCCACGGGCATCGCCAAGGGGCATGACGACGTGCTGGCCGAGGCCCATCGCGCGCCGTGA
- a CDS encoding PIN domain-containing protein, translating to MNGALFLDTSGWFAALSRRESSHAGARAAYADQVRRGGALITTAPVLAEMHILLLELGGPAMALRFLDGVATDPTHEVIDVGRDLRLAAVERWLRRFTDQDLSLTDAMSFEVMRQRRLRRALALDRHFAVAGFELVPGPRA from the coding sequence GTGAACGGCGCGCTTTTCCTCGATACATCCGGCTGGTTCGCGGCGCTGAGCCGGCGGGAGTCGTCGCACGCAGGGGCGCGCGCCGCGTATGCCGATCAGGTCCGGCGCGGAGGAGCGCTCATCACCACCGCGCCCGTCCTCGCCGAAATGCACATCCTCCTGCTCGAGCTGGGCGGCCCGGCAATGGCGCTCAGGTTTCTGGACGGCGTCGCCACCGATCCCACGCATGAAGTCATTGACGTCGGCCGGGACTTGCGCCTCGCCGCCGTCGAGCGGTGGCTCCGCCGTTTCACCGACCAGGACCTGAGCCTCACCGACGCCATGAGCTTCGAGGTGATGCGCCAGCGACGGCTCCGCCGCGCGCTCGCGCTGGACCGGCACTTCGCGGTCGCAGGCTTTGAGCTCGTGCCGGGGCCGCGGGCCTGA
- the menC gene encoding o-succinylbenzoate synthase, translated as MHIASAELYELTLPLREPFAISGGTMRERRSLVVVLHDEAGHMGYGESPPFELPFYSEETLASARDLIQRALLPRVVGGEFENPEAVDAALRPGIRGNPFARSGIETAAWDLEAARLGTSLAACLSARVGEPPAPAIPCGISLGIPEDRQPATLERAVHEALGHGYRRVKIKVMPGWDVEPVIAARRALAGSGVPLTVDANGAYEWPRDEASLRVLDDAELLYIEQPLAPDELVGHARLAHRLRTLICVDETLRDARAARQLIELDGPKVWNLKVHRVGGLTEALRIHAAAREFGAALWGGTMPESGLGSQAAIAMAAQAGFVYPSDLEPSTRWFGRNVDVIKLTMNREGWMTVPGVSIARLLDRARFAASVSRIC; from the coding sequence ATGCACATCGCCAGCGCCGAGCTCTACGAGCTGACCCTCCCCCTTCGCGAGCCGTTTGCCATCTCCGGCGGCACTATGCGCGAGCGGCGATCGCTCGTCGTCGTCCTGCACGACGAGGCGGGCCACATGGGCTATGGCGAGTCGCCTCCGTTCGAGCTGCCGTTCTACTCGGAGGAGACGCTCGCCTCCGCGCGTGATCTCATCCAGCGGGCGCTGCTGCCGCGCGTCGTGGGTGGCGAGTTCGAGAACCCCGAAGCAGTGGACGCGGCGCTCCGCCCCGGCATCCGCGGCAACCCCTTCGCGCGGTCAGGCATCGAGACCGCCGCCTGGGATCTCGAAGCCGCGCGCCTCGGCACCAGTCTCGCGGCCTGCCTGTCGGCGCGCGTCGGCGAGCCGCCGGCCCCCGCGATCCCCTGCGGCATTTCCCTCGGCATCCCGGAAGACCGGCAGCCGGCTACCCTCGAGCGAGCCGTTCACGAGGCGCTCGGTCACGGGTATCGTCGAGTGAAAATCAAGGTAATGCCCGGCTGGGACGTGGAGCCTGTCATCGCAGCACGGCGCGCGCTCGCCGGCAGCGGCGTTCCGCTCACGGTGGACGCCAACGGCGCCTACGAGTGGCCGCGCGACGAGGCGAGTCTGCGCGTGCTCGACGACGCCGAGCTCCTCTACATCGAGCAGCCGCTCGCGCCCGACGAGCTGGTGGGCCACGCGCGTCTCGCGCACAGGCTTCGCACCCTAATCTGCGTGGACGAGACGCTCCGCGATGCGCGCGCCGCCCGGCAGCTCATCGAGCTCGACGGTCCCAAGGTCTGGAACCTCAAAGTGCACCGGGTCGGCGGGCTCACCGAAGCGCTCCGCATCCACGCCGCCGCGCGAGAATTCGGCGCCGCGCTCTGGGGCGGCACCATGCCCGAGTCCGGGCTCGGCAGCCAGGCCGCGATCGCGATGGCGGCGCAGGCGGGGTTTGTCTACCCCTCGGACCTGGAGCCGAGCACGCGCTGGTTCGGCCGAAACGTGGACGTGATCAAACTGACGATGAATCGCGAGGGGTGGATGACGGTGCCCGGCGTGTCGATCGCGCGGCTGCTCGATCGCGCGCGGTTCGCGGCGTCCGTCAGCCGGATTTGCTGA
- a CDS encoding sulfite oxidase, translated as MPDPTTARRAAPGRIVRSAEPPNYELDLARLTTLLTPTDQFYVRCHGTVPDAAADWRLDVGGLVTRPLTLDLAALRALPQAECIATLECAGNRRTLQRPVPGGVQWQEGAVSTARWGGPRLADVLARAGLRPEALHIRLAGADRCASEGGDLAFARSVPRTLAEQDGALLALTMNGVPLPPLHGAPVRLVVPTRYGMDSVKWLRAITAAAEPEPGAFQTADYRLWYGDGGPGDELGPLRVASVIAMPRAGAPLRAGTVRIAGAAWTGTGTIASVEVSTDGGARWRSAHLLGAAVPGAWRLWESEWDARPGEHTLVARACDTAGNRQPDALPPNRKGYANNFVVPVTVGVGPA; from the coding sequence ATGCCTGACCCGACCACTGCGCGCCGCGCGGCGCCAGGCCGCATTGTCCGCAGCGCCGAACCGCCGAACTACGAGCTGGACCTCGCTCGGCTCACGACGCTACTCACCCCGACCGATCAGTTCTACGTCCGCTGCCACGGCACGGTGCCCGACGCCGCGGCCGATTGGCGGCTCGACGTTGGCGGCCTCGTCACGCGGCCGTTGACGCTCGACCTCGCGGCGCTGCGTGCGCTCCCGCAGGCGGAGTGCATCGCGACGCTCGAATGTGCGGGCAATCGGCGCACGCTGCAGCGGCCCGTGCCCGGCGGCGTTCAATGGCAGGAAGGCGCGGTGAGCACGGCGCGCTGGGGCGGGCCGCGCCTGGCCGACGTGCTTGCGCGCGCCGGGCTCAGGCCGGAGGCGCTGCACATCCGACTTGCGGGCGCGGACCGCTGTGCGAGCGAGGGTGGCGACCTCGCGTTCGCGCGGAGCGTGCCCCGCACGTTGGCGGAGCAAGACGGCGCCCTGCTCGCGCTCACCATGAACGGCGTGCCGCTCCCGCCGTTGCACGGCGCGCCGGTACGCCTCGTCGTGCCGACGCGCTACGGAATGGATTCGGTGAAGTGGCTGCGGGCGATCACGGCTGCGGCGGAACCGGAGCCGGGAGCGTTTCAGACCGCCGACTATCGGTTGTGGTACGGTGATGGAGGGCCGGGCGACGAGCTTGGCCCGCTGCGGGTGGCGTCGGTGATCGCGATGCCGCGTGCCGGCGCCCCGCTCCGTGCGGGAACGGTGCGGATTGCCGGGGCGGCGTGGACCGGCACGGGCACGATCGCATCGGTCGAGGTGAGCACGGACGGAGGAGCCCGCTGGCGATCCGCGCATCTGCTCGGCGCTGCGGTGCCGGGCGCCTGGCGTCTCTGGGAATCAGAGTGGGACGCGAGGCCGGGCGAGCATACGCTCGTGGCGCGCGCCTGCGACACGGCGGGCAACCGGCAGCCCGACGCGCTGCCCCCCAACCGGAAGGGCTACGCGAACAACTTCGTGGTACCCGTGACCGTCGGCGTGGGGCCCGCCTGA